GCATCAGGTACGGGTAGGGAGCCCCATCCAGCGGTCGGCTGCGGAAGTCCTCGACGAGCTCGTCCAGGCTCTTCGCCAACCTCGACACCTGGCTCTTCGAGAGCCGTTCGATCCCGAGTTGCTGCACGAGCTTCTCGACCCTGCGGGTGGAGATGCCGGCCAGGTAGGCGTCGGCGACGACGCTGACGAGCGCCTGCCCGGCCCGCCGCCACGGGCAGCAGCGGCCAGTCGGGGAAGTAACTCCCCTCCCGCAACTTCGGGATCGCCAACGGATCGTGCCGACCTCGTGTCCCAGGAACGCTCGCGGTAGCCGTTACGGATGTTGACCCGCGCCGGCGAGCGCTCCCCATGGGCGGCACCACAGAGCGAGTCAGCGTTGGCGCCCATCAGCGGGTCGCGTCCCGTAAGCCGGGGGAATTGAGTCGGGCGTAGCCTCCGCGTTGACCTGGTAGTCGGCGAGGAGGTACGCCCTGATGGCGAGCATAGTCCCGAGCGAGCGGTTGCGCCGCGAGCTCTAAGAGATCGTCGCCGGTGTCGGCGACGAGCCGGATCCGATCGAGGCGATCGGCCGTCTCGGTGCGCGGTTGATCTTGCAGCAGGCGCTGGAGGAGGAGCTAACCGAGTTCTTCGGCCGAGGGCGCTACGAGCGTCGCGGCGAGCCGGTCTCGTACCGGAACGGCTACGAGTCGGTGACGGTGAAGACGACGAGCGGCCCGCTCGCGCTGGAGCGGCCGCGGCTGCGCAACGCGTCTGCGTTGGGTTTCGCGAGCGAGGTGGTCGGCAAGGGCGTGGTGCGCACGCACGCGCTGGAGGCGCTGGTGATCGTCTCCTTCCTGCGTGGGCTGTCGGTGCGTGACGTCGAGGCGGCGCTCGAGGAGGCGTTCGAGGGGCCGGTCGTCTCGAAGTCGACGGTCAGCCGCATCTGCGCCGACACGCGCGAGCGCTACCGCGCCTGGTGTCGTCGGCGCCTGGACGAGCACGACCTCGTCTACTGCTTCCTGGACGCGATCTACCTGAAGCTGCGGCCCGACGACACGCCCGCCGAGGGTGTCCTCGTCGCCTCGGGCGTGACGCTCGAGGGCCGCAAGGTCCTGCTCGGTCTCCAGCTCGGAAGCCGTGAGAGCTACGAGGACTGGCTCGACTTCGGACGCGACCTGATCGGGCGCGGGCTCCGTTCGCCGGCGCTCCTGATCGCCGACGGTGCGCCCGGTCTCTGGAAGGCGGCGCGCGAGCTCTGGCCGGCTGCGCTCGAACAACGCTGCACCGTCCACGCGCTCCGCAACGTGACCAAGAAGCTGCCCGAGCGGCTGCACCGGGAGCTGAAGGCGCGCTACTGGCGGATCCTCGACGAGGCCGGCTCCGCGGCGGAGGCGCGCACGGGCTTGCTCGCGCTGGTCGCCGACTACCGCTCCGCGTACCCCTCGGCGATGGCCGTGATCGAACGCGACCTCGACGCGCTCGTCTGCCACCTGCGCTTCCCCTCCGAGCACCGCAAGCGGATCCGCAGCACCAACCCGCTCGAGCGCAGCTTCGTCGAGGTCAGACGACGGACGAAGGTGATCGGCCGCTTCCCCGGCGAGACCTCGGCGCTCTGCCTGATCTGGGCCGTGCTCGAGCTCCCCTCGCGCGGCTGGCGCGGCGTCCTCATGAGCCCGCGCGCGGTCGCCGAGATCGAACGGCTGCGACGAAGCCCAACCACCAACGAACCGAACACACCCTCGACCGAGGAGGTGATCGCAGCCTAAGATCGCATCCAAGCAGAGCTACCCCCGGACGAATTCACCCGGACGATGGGACGCCACCCATCAGCGCCTCCGCGGACCCCTGCACCATCTCACGCAACAAATCCGGGGACGCCGACTCCAACTGCTTGCGCAGCCAGCTCGAAATGTCCATGGTGGCCTCGACCACCGTGCTCCTCCTTCGATCGTCTTCGCGGACAGATCGAGGATGACGCGGTGGTCACTCAAACACCACAACCGGGGACGCTAACCAGCGTGTCCGTCTCAGCACGCCAGCGGCCGGAGGTTGCGATGACAGGTCGAGAGCGTTTGCTCTCCCAACAGCTACGCAGCCGCTGAGCGACGCGGCGAACAAGGACATTGTCATGAGTTGACATCTTGACCAAGTTGAGAGTCGACGTGTAGTTGTGTAGACGTCAGTCTCATGCTCGCCTCAGCCACTCACGTCGCGATGGCCGTTAGTTCGCCGGTGTCCATTCCGCGTTCTTCCAAATTCGATTGTTGGCAGATCGACTATTGGCAGACCAGGTTGCATTCGCCAGACGAGCTTGGGCCGTGGAATAGCGAGGCGCGCCGATGTTTGCTCGAGCATAGGTTGCGGACCATATGACACTGACTTGGATTCTGTTGCAGGCTGGCTCATGTAGAGGGACGGGCTAATCGTAGGAGGTTACAGTTGAGATTCTCGAGACGTTCCTTCGTAGTGCGCTCAGGCAGTTTGCTGGCGGCCATGGGTGCGCCGTTCGCAGTATCTCCAGGGAAACTGCTGGCTGCAGTGACCCCATCCAAGCCATCTTCGGAAGGCATGTCGTCCGTGACGGGAGTGTCCTCGGCCGGAGTTCAGGTTGCCAGTCGAGCCGGGGTAATTCCGATAGAAGGCTTCCCAGACGGGTGGGCGGTCGAGGTAGGCGACCACATCGCACTCATGCCATCACTCGTCAGTTCGACGGCCGACGTACGTGCTTTCCCGGTCGTCCATTGGAAAAGTACCCGAGTCACCGAGCCTGCGAACTTGATCCCGGGGGCGTTACTCCCTGGAGATCCTTCGCTTAGGCTAGAAAGCTCAGCAGTGATTTCGAATTTCGGGTGGGAACGTGATGATACGACGGCACGTGTGTGCGTCGTCGATCGTGACCCGGCATCTGGGCCTGATCGAATAATCGCCATCAGGTGGTAGTGACCGTCTCATACGCCGCCGCTATCGCTACGTGTGCCGTTCTCGGTTGGTCTGGTTTGTCGAAGGTCCATAGTTTCCAAGCCTTTGTTGCGTCGCTAGGTGAGCTACAGCTTCAACGGCGTGCAGCCGAAGTGGCCGCGGTCATCGTCGTTGCGTGCGAGATTGGCGTGCCGCTCAGCGTTGTCGTAGGCCTGATCGGGATCGGCGCCGTCCAGGTCGTAATTCTCGCCGTGTCCTTCGCCGCAGCGGGTGCATGGGCCGCTGTGCGACACCTGAACGTGCCGTGCCGCTGCTTGGGCTCGGTCTCGCGGCGTCGCATTGGCTGGCATCAGGTGGCACTGCTGCCTCTGTGGGCGGTTGGTGCGTATTCAGTTAGCAGCCTG
The Gaiella occulta genome window above contains:
- a CDS encoding transposase, coding for MGHEVGTIRWRSRSCGRGVTSPTGRCCPWRRAGQALVSVVADAYLAGISTRRVEKLVQQLGIERLSKSQVSRLAKSLDELVEDFRSRPLDGAPYPYLMLDTLVVKCREGGRIVNACVVHAVASTGRVSASRWASMSSPARTGRLDRVPARSRRPRPAGVRLVTSDAHPGLVDAIASTLPGAAWQRCRTHFMRTC
- a CDS encoding MauE/DoxX family redox-associated membrane protein, giving the protein MTVSYAAAIATCAVLGWSGLSKVHSFQAFVASLGELQLQRRAAEVAAVIVVACEIGVPLSVVVGLIGIGAVQVVILAVSFAAAGAWAAVRHLNVPCRCLGSVSRRRIGWHQVALLPLWAVGAYSVSSLPTSTFETRLDVMVIALVAMTLLRSFSCMQGFSRARNDRRAYAGG
- a CDS encoding IS256 family transposase, giving the protein MILQQALEEELTEFFGRGRYERRGEPVSYRNGYESVTVKTTSGPLALERPRLRNASALGFASEVVGKGVVRTHALEALVIVSFLRGLSVRDVEAALEEAFEGPVVSKSTVSRICADTRERYRAWCRRRLDEHDLVYCFLDAIYLKLRPDDTPAEGVLVASGVTLEGRKVLLGLQLGSRESYEDWLDFGRDLIGRGLRSPALLIADGAPGLWKAARELWPAALEQRCTVHALRNVTKKLPERLHRELKARYWRILDEAGSAAEARTGLLALVADYRSAYPSAMAVIERDLDALVCHLRFPSEHRKRIRSTNPLERSFVEVRRRTKVIGRFPGETSALCLIWAVLELPSRGWRGVLMSPRAVAEIERLRRSPTTNEPNTPSTEEVIAA